The following are from one region of the Rhipicephalus microplus isolate Deutch F79 unplaced genomic scaffold, USDA_Rmic scaffold_25, whole genome shotgun sequence genome:
- the LOC119185979 gene encoding uncharacterized protein LOC119185979 — MERERENVGHGSDTGDGSDAGTGASNTDKMRCCANESVVQEEPERKHTIVRNHKCEVCDKVLNSHARLQRHLATHAGKKLHVCQCCSATSAQKCSVYKHFFTHTREKRHGCPTCGKMFASK; from the exons ATGGAGCGGGAACGTGAGAACGTTGGACACGGTAGTGACACTGGAGATGGAAGTGATGCTGGAACAGGAGCTTCCAACACTGACAAGATGCG GTGTTGTGCCAACGAAAGCGTGGTGCAGGAAGAGCCAGAACGGAAGCACACTATCGTCAGGAACCACAAGTGCGAAGTGTGCGACAAGGTTTTGAACAGCCACGCGAGGCTCCAACGTCATCTAGCGACACATGCCGGGAAAAAGTTGCATGTCTGTCAGTGCTGCTCGGCGACTTCCGCGCAAAAATGCAGCGTCTATAAGCACTTCTTCACTCACACCAGAGAAAAACGCCACGGCTGTCCTACATGTGGCAAAATGTTCGCCAGTAAATGA